In Rutidosis leptorrhynchoides isolate AG116_Rl617_1_P2 chromosome 2, CSIRO_AGI_Rlap_v1, whole genome shotgun sequence, one genomic interval encodes:
- the LOC139891557 gene encoding glucan endo-1,3-beta-glucosidase 11-like: MLPLFFAVLILPSMVSSVGINYGQVANNLPSPDHVVPLVKAIGATRVKLYDADPKVLKAFANTGVEFIVGLGNEYLSKMTDPVNAQAWVKSNVQCYLPATKIVSIAVGNEVLTFNDTSLSGCLLPAMQSVHTALVNLKLDNQITVTTAHSVAILQSSYPPSSGSFRPDLKKCITPILDFLSKTCSPFLINAYPFFAYKANPKQVSLDFVLFQPNAGVTDPVTNLRYDNMLFAQIDAVYAALSELGFKKLPVQISETGWPSKGDQDELGASPENAKKYNGNLLKIVSQKKGTPARPNNDLHIFVFAMFNENLKPGPTSERNYGLFKPDGSPVYGLGFSGIGVSSGNSTSGGGGSSGGSGTNGPSIYLAPPANSSSGYLAISSSTERLAWSTLTRLSMGLITLASTAFHIYV, translated from the exons ATGCTTCCCCTTTTTTTCGCAG TGCTTATATTACCATCAATGGTATCATCAGTTGGAATCAACTACGGTCAGGTAGCAAACAACCTCCCATCACCAGACCACGTGGTCCCACTAGTCAAAGCCATCGGTGCAACCCGGGTCAAACTCTACGATGCGGATCCTAAGGTACTCAAAGCATTCGCAAACACCGGAGTCGAATTCATAGTCGGACTCGGTAACGAATACTTATCCAAAATGACCGACCCGGTCAACGCACAAGCTTGGGTCAAATCAAACGTCCAATGCTACTTACCCGCCACCAAAATCGTCTCAATAGCAGTCGGTAACGAAGTTTTAACGTTCAATGACACGTCACTATCCGGTTGTTTACTTCCAGCTATGCAAAGCGTACACACAGCTTTAGTTAATCTCAAATTAGACAACCAAATTACAGTTACAACTGCTCATTCAGTTGCTATACTTCAATCCTCGTATCCACCGTCATCCGGATCTTTCCGACCCGATTTGAAAAAATGTATTACTCCGATTCTTGACTTTTTATCAAAAACATGTTCGCCGTTTTTAATCAACGCGTATCCTTTTTTCGCGTATAAGGCGAATCCGAAACAAGTGTCGCTTGATTTCGTACTGTTTCAACCGAACGCCGGCGTGACTGATCCGGTGACGAATTTACGGTACGATAATATGTTGTTTGCACAAATTGATGCGGTTTATGCTGCTTTATCGGAACTAGGGTTTAAGAAATTGCCGGTACAGATCTCGGAAACGGGATGGCCGTCGAAAGGTGATCAAGATGAACTTGGAGCTTCGCCGGAAAATGCGAAAAAGTATAACGGAAATTTGTTGAAGATTGTTAGTCAGAAGAAAGGAACGCCGGCGAGGCCTAATAATGATTTGCATATATTTGTGTTTGCGATGTTTAATGAGAATTTGAAACCGGGGCCCACTTCGGAACGGAATTACGGTTTGTTTAAACCGGATGGATCTCCGGTTTATGGATTAGGGTTTTCGGGGATCGGGGTTTCTAGTGGTAATTCGACTAGCGGCGGCGGCGGCAGCAGCGGTGGTTCGGGAACGAATGGGCCGTCGATTTATTTGGCACCACCGGCGAATTCGTCCAGCGGCTATTTGGCGATTTCGTCGTCGACG GAAAGGCTTGCTTGGAGCACCTTGACTAGATTAAGCATGGGATTAATCACATTGGCATCAACGGCTTTTCATATTTATGTATGA